One window of Phycisphaeraceae bacterium genomic DNA carries:
- a CDS encoding FAD-dependent monooxygenase — protein MTPQVLIVGAGPTGLVLALFLRHLSIPFRIIDKLSGPGQASRAMVIQARTLEFYRQIGFADKCIDAGIKMRGIRLREQGKQIAGFRFDQIGDDISPYPFVLSLPQDDHEHLLVAELQALGVDIEWSTELTHCENHDSHVRTTLRNRSGDETIDFRFLCACDGARSTVRETLGFGFPGGTYDEVFYVTDVDARGLEFDDSVNISVSKGTFILAFPVRSKGSYRFIGIVPPDHPDPTKATFEDIRPIIRSQLNAEVQAVHWFSAYRVHHRVAQGFRRGSVFLSGDAGHIHSPAGGQGMNTGIGDAVNLAWKLAAVLEHRAAPEILDTYESERMGFARTLVDTTDRIFEAVVGPGVGPGFVRSVLFPFVFPLLLKSRAIRRAQFRLVSQVRIQYHSSALSRGKSGKLKGGDRLPWLLTHDNFAPLRSLDWQLHAFGSQSENTPRFAKTHNLAYSHFPFDSHAADAGFSPTELYLVRPDGHIGLIASEEMEVHNYLRHWNIRAR, from the coding sequence AACTGTCGGGTCCCGGGCAGGCGTCGCGCGCCATGGTCATTCAGGCACGCACGCTCGAGTTCTACCGCCAGATCGGCTTTGCAGACAAATGCATCGACGCCGGAATCAAGATGCGCGGCATCCGGCTGCGCGAGCAAGGAAAACAGATCGCCGGCTTTCGGTTCGATCAGATCGGCGACGACATCAGCCCCTATCCGTTCGTGCTCAGCCTGCCGCAGGACGATCATGAACACCTGCTCGTCGCGGAATTGCAGGCGCTCGGCGTCGATATCGAGTGGAGCACCGAACTCACTCATTGCGAGAACCACGATTCTCACGTGCGGACGACTCTCCGGAACCGAAGCGGCGATGAAACGATCGACTTCCGATTCCTCTGCGCGTGCGACGGCGCGAGAAGCACCGTACGGGAGACTCTCGGATTCGGCTTTCCCGGAGGCACGTACGACGAGGTCTTTTATGTCACCGACGTCGATGCGCGGGGCCTTGAATTTGACGACAGCGTGAACATCTCGGTTTCGAAAGGCACATTCATCCTGGCGTTCCCGGTGCGCTCAAAGGGTTCGTATCGCTTCATCGGGATCGTTCCGCCCGATCATCCGGACCCGACGAAAGCGACTTTCGAAGACATTCGGCCGATCATCCGGTCGCAGCTCAACGCAGAAGTGCAGGCCGTTCACTGGTTTTCCGCGTACCGCGTCCATCACCGCGTCGCGCAGGGTTTCCGGCGCGGCAGCGTGTTTCTCTCCGGCGACGCCGGGCACATCCACAGCCCCGCGGGCGGACAGGGAATGAACACCGGCATCGGCGACGCGGTGAATCTCGCGTGGAAGCTCGCGGCGGTGCTTGAACACCGTGCCGCACCCGAGATTCTCGATACCTATGAGTCTGAGCGCATGGGATTCGCGCGCACGCTCGTTGACACCACCGACCGGATCTTCGAAGCGGTGGTCGGACCGGGCGTCGGGCCTGGCTTTGTTCGAAGCGTGCTTTTTCCGTTTGTGTTTCCCCTCTTGCTCAAGAGTCGGGCTATTCGGCGTGCCCAGTTCCGTCTTGTTTCGCAGGTGCGCATCCAATATCACAGCAGCGCGCTCAGCCGCGGCAAGTCCGGGAAACTGAAGGGTGGCGACCGGCTCCCTTGGCTTCTGACGCACGACAATTTCGCGCCGCTTCGTTCGCTCGATTGGCAGTTGCACGCGTTCGGTTCGCAAAGCGAGAACACTCCCCGCTTCGCGAAGACACACAATCTCGCCTATTCACACTTTCCCTTTGATTCGCACGCGGCGGACGCCGGCTTCTCGCCAACGGAGCTTTACCTCGTGCGGCCGGATGGGCACATCGGCCTCATCGCCTCGGAGGAAATGGAGGTTCACAATTACCTCCGGCACTGGAACATTCGGGCCAGATGA
- a CDS encoding peptidylprolyl isomerase, with amino-acid sequence MIARTLGAPLILLVASCTQNSGAPDRQASSGTTKADVVIVVMSTTKGDITLELDPVHAPLSTASFLDHAKAGHYDNTAFQRVIPDFVIQGGGWTIDPSAPGGLRDNAKRDAEAGHPDVTIKNEWQNGLKNVKGTIALGREKDPDSASREFYINVVDNPKLDTPREIAGGAGYAVFGRVIDGWDVVEIIRSGKTQPRPDIPVEDGSMQNVPLELVVVKSVRVVDAR; translated from the coding sequence ATGATCGCACGCACGCTCGGCGCACCGCTCATTCTTCTCGTCGCATCATGTACTCAGAACTCGGGCGCTCCCGATCGACAAGCGTCGTCCGGTACAACCAAAGCCGACGTCGTCATCGTTGTGATGTCCACAACCAAGGGCGACATCACGCTCGAACTTGATCCCGTGCATGCTCCCCTCAGCACGGCTTCGTTTCTTGATCACGCCAAAGCCGGGCACTACGACAACACGGCGTTCCAGCGGGTGATCCCGGATTTCGTTATCCAGGGCGGAGGCTGGACGATTGATCCTTCCGCGCCGGGTGGACTGCGCGACAATGCGAAGCGGGATGCCGAGGCAGGCCATCCCGATGTCACGATCAAGAACGAGTGGCAGAATGGGCTCAAGAACGTGAAGGGAACCATCGCACTCGGCCGCGAGAAAGACCCGGATTCCGCTTCTCGTGAGTTCTACATCAACGTCGTGGACAACCCCAAGCTTGACACGCCCCGTGAAATTGCGGGCGGCGCCGGGTATGCGGTCTTCGGCCGAGTCATCGATGGATGGGATGTCGTCGAGATCATCCGAAGCGGCAAGACGCAGCCCCGCCCGGATATCCCCGTCGAAGACGGCAGCATGCAGAACGTGCCTCTCGAACTCGTCGTGGTCAAGTCTGTGCGCGTTGTGGACGCTCGGTGA
- a CDS encoding serine/threonine protein kinase: protein MLKPGSQIGQYTIERELGRGGMGVVFLARDTRLDRPVAIKALPEHLSGDPDRLTRFQREAKLLASLNHPNIGAIYGLEEAESHRFLVLEFIEGETLADRLKRGPIPIDDAIPLARQIAEALEAAHEKGVIHRDLKPGNVMVTPEGKVKVLISGSRARPMAIHRLPALRRSGATRRPSSPPRRRTAPPSRASCWAPPAICRPSRLAESPSTSAPTSSLSDACSSKCSRARVRSRARMRPIRWAPSCTANRLGRYCPRILPRRCCSY, encoded by the coding sequence GTGCTCAAACCGGGCAGCCAAATCGGTCAATACACCATCGAGCGCGAGCTCGGGCGTGGCGGCATGGGGGTCGTCTTTCTTGCCCGTGATACGCGCCTCGACCGCCCGGTCGCGATCAAGGCGCTCCCCGAGCATCTGTCGGGCGACCCTGACCGCCTCACCCGCTTTCAGCGCGAGGCCAAGCTTCTCGCTTCGCTCAATCACCCCAACATCGGCGCGATCTATGGCCTCGAAGAGGCCGAGTCGCATCGCTTTCTCGTTCTCGAATTCATCGAAGGTGAGACGCTCGCGGATCGGCTGAAGCGCGGCCCGATCCCGATCGACGATGCGATCCCGCTTGCCCGCCAGATCGCCGAAGCGCTGGAAGCGGCGCACGAAAAGGGTGTGATCCACCGTGATCTCAAGCCCGGCAACGTGATGGTCACGCCCGAAGGCAAGGTGAAGGTGCTGATTTCGGGCTCGCGCGCACGGCCGATGGCAATCCATCGACTTCCGGCTTTGCGTCGATCAGGGGCGACTCGCCGACCGTCGTCACCCCCAAGGCGGCGCACAGCCCCACCATCGCGGGCGTCGTGCTGGGCGCCGCCGGCTATATGTCGCCCGAGCAGGCTCGCGGAAAGCCCGTCGACAAGCGCTCCGACATCTTCTCTTTCGGATGCGTGCTCTTCGAAATGCTCTCGGGCGCGGGTCCGTTCCCGGGCGAGAATGCGACCGATTCGATGGGCGCCATCCTGCACGGCGAACCGCCTTGGGCGCTACTGCCCCCGGATACTCCCCCGACGTTGCTGCTCTTACTGA
- a CDS encoding MFS transporter: MSNISDTPSKPRPPKPIAFAILIMPFGAMSGFVTVAMAFLGTRFQLTVEDSALLIASGMFPHVWKFLWAPIADTTLTRKKWYLISVIGCAAGITAMSSVHLNPQNLRLLQAVIFTANLASTFLGMSVEGLMAHSTPPERRGRVGGWFQAGNLGGNGLGGGAGLWMATHLPSQADPAPWISGAALGVAFLAGSAALFMVPDAAAEYRNTSLPRAVFGAATELWQTVRSRGGRGGVASHRAALRQRRCGDRRVRSPRLSRIGKSMWTMEW; this comes from the coding sequence GTGAGCAACATTTCAGACACACCGTCAAAGCCGCGGCCTCCCAAGCCGATCGCGTTCGCGATTCTCATCATGCCATTCGGCGCGATGAGCGGTTTTGTCACCGTCGCGATGGCATTTCTGGGTACGCGTTTTCAGTTGACAGTCGAAGACTCGGCGCTGCTGATCGCGTCGGGCATGTTTCCGCACGTCTGGAAATTTCTATGGGCGCCGATCGCGGATACGACGCTCACGCGAAAGAAGTGGTATCTCATCTCCGTGATCGGTTGTGCCGCGGGCATCACGGCGATGAGTTCGGTGCACTTGAACCCGCAGAATCTCAGGCTTCTTCAAGCCGTCATTTTCACCGCGAACCTCGCGTCCACGTTTCTCGGCATGAGTGTCGAGGGACTGATGGCGCATTCCACTCCGCCGGAGCGCCGCGGGCGCGTAGGCGGCTGGTTCCAGGCCGGCAATCTCGGAGGGAACGGCCTTGGTGGCGGCGCGGGACTTTGGATGGCGACGCACCTTCCATCGCAGGCCGATCCGGCGCCGTGGATATCCGGCGCCGCGCTCGGAGTTGCGTTTCTCGCGGGGAGCGCCGCGCTCTTCATGGTCCCCGACGCGGCCGCGGAGTATCGGAACACCTCGCTTCCGCGTGCGGTCTTCGGAGCGGCGACCGAATTGTGGCAGACGGTCAGGTCTCGCGGAGGTAGAGGCGGCGTTGCGAGCCATCGAGCGGCGTTGCGGCAAAGACGATGCGGCGACCGTCGGGTGAGATCGCCGCGTCTCTCGCGGATCGGTAAATCGATGTGGACGATGGAATGGTGA
- a CDS encoding pyridoxamine 5'-phosphate oxidase family protein: MSSPESDLRQLAELIQHIRVAMMTTFPTRPTQPFCHTRPMYTQRIDPGTFNGELLFVTDDHTGKVREIANEDRVQITYADSSHNRFVSVLGRAMTERNPTKVRELWSYLLKAWWPAGPDDPSIAIIRVRIEFAEFWDGPSNGLFTLRILRSLVTGEPLADAMRAESADTSRPNHRTVII; encoded by the coding sequence ATGTCATCACCAGAATCCGATCTTCGTCAACTCGCCGAGCTCATCCAACACATCCGCGTCGCGATGATGACCACTTTTCCCACGAGACCGACGCAGCCTTTCTGTCACACGCGCCCGATGTACACCCAGCGCATCGACCCCGGAACATTCAACGGCGAATTGCTCTTCGTGACGGACGATCACACGGGCAAGGTTCGGGAAATCGCCAACGAGGATCGGGTGCAGATCACCTACGCGGACTCGTCGCACAATCGATTTGTATCGGTACTCGGTCGCGCGATGACGGAGCGAAACCCGACAAAGGTGCGTGAGCTGTGGAGTTACTTGCTCAAGGCGTGGTGGCCCGCCGGTCCGGACGATCCTTCGATCGCGATCATTCGGGTGCGGATCGAGTTCGCCGAATTCTGGGATGGTCCGTCGAACGGACTGTTCACGCTGCGAATTCTGAGGTCACTCGTCACCGGCGAGCCGCTCGCGGACGCCATGCGGGCCGAATCGGCCGATACCTCCCGTCCCAACCACCGAACCGTCATCATTTGA
- a CDS encoding Do family serine endopeptidase, translating to MNTNRNATHTRWSRRAGMSALALFAAAGMALSARPSVGATDTKIAPEPAQATSLAKSLSAAFRGAASTIGQSVVSIRIEKKSTTPAMFNGGSEGGNGNGQEAPSLPPGAEKFFERFFGGQGPGSENPSARPQTPRQGSGPSARRAPIMMGQGSGVIATEDGNIVTNAHVVDGADRIVVTMSDGTEHEAKLLGADKDADLAVIRIDATGLAAAKFAQSDEVQPGDWCVAVGNPFGLDHTVTAGIVSAKGRSGVGMAAFEDYIQTDTSINPGNSGGPLVNLDGEIIGINTAIRSNSGGNEGIGFAIPAATVQAVMHDLMTKGYVERGYLGVSIQQLTPDIAANMGAKPRQGVLIGDVVPGGPSAVAGLEAGDIVTTVNGHAVTDPGQLMSRIARLSPGSTTDLHVLRNGGDQEFSVKLGKRPSSSSSVPEAKPTESQGSALGLSVQNLDKALREQFNLKADESGLAITDVAQGSAAELAGLQPGDIILAAGGKPASDAQAFGELAKSTNADKGLLLRIKRGEATRFVVIKPEK from the coding sequence ATGAACACGAATCGGAATGCCACTCACACTCGCTGGTCCCGTCGCGCCGGAATGAGCGCACTCGCTTTGTTTGCCGCCGCGGGCATGGCTCTCTCGGCTCGTCCTTCGGTCGGGGCAACCGATACGAAGATCGCGCCGGAACCCGCACAAGCAACCTCGCTCGCGAAGAGCCTTTCCGCGGCATTCCGCGGCGCCGCGAGCACCATCGGTCAATCGGTCGTGAGCATCCGCATCGAGAAGAAGAGCACAACCCCCGCCATGTTCAATGGCGGATCCGAAGGGGGGAATGGAAATGGTCAGGAAGCGCCGTCGTTACCGCCGGGTGCAGAGAAATTCTTTGAGCGTTTCTTTGGCGGGCAGGGACCCGGAAGCGAGAACCCATCCGCTCGGCCGCAGACGCCGCGCCAGGGTTCCGGGCCGAGCGCTCGCCGCGCGCCGATCATGATGGGCCAGGGGTCCGGCGTCATCGCCACAGAGGACGGCAACATCGTGACCAACGCCCACGTGGTGGACGGTGCCGATCGCATCGTCGTCACCATGTCGGACGGAACGGAACACGAAGCCAAACTCCTTGGTGCCGACAAAGACGCCGACCTGGCCGTCATCAGGATTGATGCGACCGGACTCGCCGCCGCGAAATTCGCCCAAAGCGATGAAGTGCAGCCGGGCGACTGGTGCGTGGCAGTGGGCAACCCTTTCGGGCTCGATCACACCGTGACCGCCGGCATCGTCAGCGCGAAAGGGCGCAGTGGCGTCGGCATGGCGGCCTTCGAGGACTACATCCAGACAGATACATCCATCAATCCCGGAAACTCCGGTGGTCCGCTCGTGAATCTCGACGGCGAGATCATCGGCATCAACACCGCAATCCGCTCGAACTCGGGCGGAAACGAAGGCATCGGTTTCGCGATCCCCGCGGCGACCGTTCAGGCCGTGATGCACGATCTCATGACCAAGGGCTATGTCGAGCGCGGCTATCTCGGTGTGTCGATCCAGCAACTGACCCCCGATATCGCCGCCAACATGGGTGCCAAGCCCCGGCAAGGCGTGCTCATCGGTGATGTCGTGCCCGGCGGACCTTCCGCGGTAGCGGGCCTCGAGGCCGGAGACATCGTGACGACTGTCAACGGACACGCCGTGACCGATCCGGGTCAACTCATGAGCCGCATCGCGCGGTTGAGCCCGGGTTCGACTACCGATCTGCACGTTCTTCGGAACGGCGGCGATCAGGAGTTCTCGGTGAAGCTCGGCAAGCGACCCAGTTCATCGAGTTCCGTGCCAGAAGCCAAGCCGACGGAGTCGCAGGGCAGCGCGCTCGGCCTCTCGGTCCAGAATCTGGACAAGGCGCTGCGTGAGCAATTCAACCTGAAGGCCGATGAGAGCGGGCTCGCGATCACCGATGTCGCGCAAGGCTCCGCCGCGGAACTTGCGGGATTGCAGCCCGGCGACATCATTCTCGCCGCAGGCGGCAAGCCGGCGTCCGATGCCCAAGCGTTCGGCGAACTCGCGAAGAGCACGAATGCCGACAAGGGGCTGCTGCTGCGAATCAAGCGCGGCGAAGCGACCCGCTTCGTGGTCATCAAGCCCGAGAAGTAG
- a CDS encoding helix-turn-helix transcriptional regulator: protein MTQLRIKHRPASPKQAASCCAPIDELLTPELFRALGDPTRISLLACIAKCGRSCSVGEVAECCSVDFSVVSRHLAILARAGALEATKSGRTVTYSVRFAHLSGIFRALAVAIEQCRPTRKETSGGCC, encoded by the coding sequence ATGACGCAACTACGCATAAAACACCGCCCCGCTTCCCCGAAGCAGGCCGCCTCCTGCTGCGCACCCATCGACGAGCTGCTGACGCCCGAGTTGTTCCGGGCGCTCGGGGATCCCACTCGCATCTCGCTGCTCGCGTGTATCGCCAAGTGCGGCCGCTCTTGCTCGGTCGGCGAGGTCGCGGAGTGCTGCTCGGTTGACTTCTCGGTTGTGTCGCGACATCTCGCGATCCTGGCGCGGGCCGGCGCGCTCGAAGCCACGAAGTCCGGTCGCACCGTGACGTATTCCGTGCGGTTCGCTCACCTCTCCGGGATTTTCCGCGCGCTCGCCGTCGCGATCGAACAGTGTCGCCCAACCAGAAAGGAAACCTCCGGTGGCTGCTGTTAG
- a CDS encoding arsenate reductase ArsC: protein MAAVSNILFLCTGNSCRSQMAEGFAGAMLADIVRAYSAGTHPQRLNPLAVRAMAEVGIDISKHFSKSLAEVPTPEVIITVCDSAHESCPVVPGVRVLHVPFEDPPRLANGARSDEDALPHYRRVRDEIAKFVAELRPRLLELNLKEART from the coding sequence GTGGCTGCTGTTAGCAACATTCTTTTTCTGTGCACCGGAAACTCGTGCCGGAGCCAGATGGCAGAGGGGTTTGCCGGCGCCATGCTTGCCGACATTGTCCGCGCGTATTCCGCAGGTACTCATCCGCAGCGTTTGAATCCGTTGGCGGTGCGAGCGATGGCGGAAGTCGGGATCGATATTTCGAAACACTTTTCGAAGTCTCTCGCAGAGGTTCCAACGCCGGAGGTGATCATCACGGTCTGTGATTCCGCGCATGAATCTTGTCCGGTCGTTCCCGGAGTGCGTGTTCTTCATGTGCCGTTCGAAGATCCGCCGCGGTTGGCGAACGGTGCGCGTTCCGATGAAGACGCTTTGCCGCATTACCGGCGTGTCCGCGACGAGATCGCCAAGTTTGTTGCCGAGCTGCGACCGCGGCTGCTCGAATTGAATCTGAAGGAGGCTCGAACGTGA
- the arsM gene encoding arsenite methyltransferase has translation MTNEENKSCCGPDCCAETEAKSSSTVSADVLREHVRAGYARIANAGGWSAAQSAAMLEEAKAGQEARTCCSPAGGCCGPATFSPEQLAAAIGYSASDLSASPAEANMGLSCGNPTAIASLKPGEVILDLGSGGGFDCFVAGPKVGANGRVIGVDMTPDMLSKARANAASYRAQTGLDNVEFRLGEIENLPVADGLVDVVISNCVLNLSPDKPRVWKEIARVLRPGGRVAVSDLALVRPLPDSVRSDIEALVGCVAGAVLIEETRAMAASVGLGDIILTPKRQYIDSMTDWQDPLYKAIIAKLPAGSKPSDYITSLDVSARKP, from the coding sequence GTGACAAATGAAGAAAACAAGTCCTGCTGCGGCCCGGATTGCTGCGCCGAAACGGAAGCAAAGTCGTCCTCCACGGTTTCGGCCGATGTGCTCCGCGAGCATGTGCGAGCCGGCTACGCGCGAATCGCAAATGCCGGCGGATGGTCTGCGGCGCAAAGTGCGGCAATGCTCGAAGAAGCAAAGGCCGGGCAGGAGGCGAGAACCTGTTGCTCGCCCGCCGGCGGTTGCTGCGGCCCGGCGACATTTTCTCCGGAGCAATTGGCCGCCGCGATCGGTTACTCCGCTTCCGATCTGTCCGCCTCACCCGCCGAAGCCAACATGGGGTTGTCCTGCGGCAACCCAACCGCGATCGCTTCGCTGAAACCGGGCGAGGTGATACTCGATCTCGGCTCGGGTGGCGGATTTGACTGCTTCGTCGCGGGCCCGAAGGTTGGAGCCAATGGTCGTGTGATCGGCGTGGATATGACGCCGGACATGCTTTCCAAGGCTCGCGCGAATGCCGCGTCGTATCGCGCGCAAACCGGGCTCGACAATGTGGAGTTCCGTCTCGGCGAAATCGAGAACCTTCCGGTCGCGGATGGCTTGGTGGATGTCGTGATTTCCAATTGCGTGCTCAACCTTTCGCCGGACAAGCCGCGGGTCTGGAAAGAGATCGCCCGCGTTCTGAGACCGGGAGGCAGAGTCGCCGTGTCCGATTTGGCGCTTGTGCGGCCGCTGCCGGATTCGGTGCGATCCGACATCGAGGCGCTCGTCGGCTGCGTTGCGGGCGCGGTGCTCATAGAAGAAACCCGGGCGATGGCGGCGTCGGTCGGCCTCGGGGACATCATCCTGACTCCGAAGCGTCAGTACATCGATTCCATGACCGACTGGCAAGATCCGCTCTACAAAGCCATCATCGCGAAATTGCCGGCGGGTTCCAAACCTTCGGACTACATCACGAGCCTGGATGTCTCGGCTCGCAAGCCGTAA
- a CDS encoding VOC family protein translates to MHIAQFALTVRDYDEAIAFFCNKLGFTLLEDTDMGAGKRWVRVQPPSPPSATSPAILLARAASKEQLDSVGNQTGGRVFIFLHTDNIARDFDLYTSRGVTFISQPRREAFGTVAVFLDLYRNKWDLIQPSVGPRTS, encoded by the coding sequence ATGCACATCGCCCAATTCGCGCTCACTGTTCGGGACTACGACGAAGCGATCGCCTTCTTCTGCAACAAACTCGGCTTCACGCTGCTCGAAGATACCGACATGGGCGCAGGAAAAAGGTGGGTGCGCGTGCAGCCGCCGTCTCCTCCGTCCGCGACTTCGCCGGCGATTCTGCTCGCCCGTGCCGCGAGCAAGGAGCAGCTCGATTCGGTCGGCAATCAGACCGGCGGACGCGTGTTCATCTTTCTGCACACCGACAACATCGCGCGGGACTTTGATCTCTACACCTCGCGCGGCGTCACGTTCATTTCGCAGCCCCGGCGCGAGGCGTTCGGAACTGTCGCGGTTTTTCTCGATCTCTATCGCAACAAGTGGGACTTGATCCAGCCTTCGGTCGGTCCGCGCACCTCCTGA
- a CDS encoding nuclear transport factor 2 family protein, whose protein sequence is MALTPQQSRSFASRWFSAWNSHDIDAILACYDASIEHNSPFIKRYNDAIGKGDEPSIKGIPDLRGYFQRALDRNPSLRFEPADLATGLESVILTYRRHSHDTPPGGELSAEIFFLTESLLIRRSVSHYGRGDP, encoded by the coding sequence ATGGCGCTCACTCCCCAACAATCACGCTCGTTCGCAAGCCGCTGGTTTTCCGCGTGGAATTCCCACGATATCGATGCGATTCTCGCGTGCTACGACGCTTCGATCGAGCACAACTCACCATTCATCAAGCGATACAACGACGCCATCGGAAAAGGCGACGAACCGTCGATCAAGGGAATCCCCGACCTTCGAGGCTATTTTCAGCGCGCGCTCGATCGCAACCCCTCGCTCCGATTCGAACCCGCTGATCTCGCGACCGGGCTGGAGTCGGTGATCCTGACCTACCGGCGCCACAGCCACGACACGCCTCCCGGGGGCGAACTATCGGCGGAGATTTTCTTCCTCACCGAATCGCTCCTCATTCGTCGATCGGTGTCGCATTACGGCCGAGGGGACCCCTGA
- a CDS encoding DUF2585 family protein — translation MAQLAPRSQDFDDAWRVPLAMSLVFVGVAIVGLRMMGRVWWCACGNPSPWVTDVWSMHCSQHFLDAYTFSHVSHGLLFFIAFRWLHGALPEHWQRAFTPTWWFLGAIALETGWEVLENTPFVIERYRAQTASLNYDGDSIGNSLGDILSCAFGFFIASKIGVRRTLILFVALEVVTLLWIRDNLTLNVVMLVHPIESIKAWQTPPNLH, via the coding sequence ATGGCGCAGTTGGCACCGAGATCGCAAGACTTCGATGACGCTTGGCGCGTGCCGCTCGCGATGTCTCTTGTTTTCGTTGGGGTCGCAATTGTCGGGCTCCGCATGATGGGTCGCGTCTGGTGGTGCGCCTGCGGTAATCCATCCCCGTGGGTTACCGACGTCTGGTCGATGCACTGCTCGCAGCATTTTCTTGACGCGTACACGTTCTCTCATGTTTCGCACGGCCTGCTTTTCTTCATAGCTTTCCGGTGGTTGCATGGCGCGCTTCCCGAACACTGGCAAAGAGCATTTACTCCAACTTGGTGGTTTCTCGGCGCGATTGCACTCGAGACTGGGTGGGAAGTCCTTGAAAATACGCCGTTTGTGATCGAGCGCTACCGGGCGCAAACCGCCTCCCTCAATTACGACGGGGACAGCATCGGCAATTCGCTGGGCGACATCTTGTCCTGCGCATTCGGCTTTTTCATCGCATCCAAAATCGGCGTACGGCGCACCCTGATTCTGTTCGTCGCACTCGAGGTCGTGACGCTGCTTTGGATCCGCGACAATCTCACGCTCAATGTGGTCATGCTTGTGCATCCGATCGAGTCGATCAAAGCATGGCAAACACCCCCGAATCTGCACTGA
- a CDS encoding DinB family protein yields the protein MSATAPQFISKLWNDAFTQGLWAASWSKSIEGLSASQASWQPPTSDGASRRHSIWQIVLHMCLWREHWLRKLNGQTTPKEVLERENFPEITDSSEGAWAAARARFVESQKRIGAALASNDTSAEHMNAISHFLPHDSYHFGQINYLRALQGLAPIE from the coding sequence ATGTCTGCAACCGCGCCCCAATTCATCTCGAAACTCTGGAACGACGCTTTCACGCAAGGTCTCTGGGCAGCCTCGTGGTCCAAGTCGATCGAAGGACTCTCGGCGTCACAAGCCTCGTGGCAACCCCCGACGAGCGACGGCGCTTCGCGGCGCCATTCCATCTGGCAGATCGTCCTGCACATGTGCCTGTGGCGCGAGCATTGGCTGCGCAAATTGAACGGCCAGACAACTCCCAAGGAAGTGCTGGAGCGCGAGAATTTCCCTGAGATCACCGACTCCTCGGAAGGCGCCTGGGCCGCGGCACGGGCGCGGTTCGTCGAATCCCAGAAGCGAATCGGGGCGGCACTTGCTTCAAACGACACGTCGGCCGAACACATGAACGCCATCAGCCACTTTCTCCCGCACGATTCCTATCACTTCGGCCAGATCAATTATCTGCGGGCGCTGCAGGGGCTCGCGCCGATCGAGTAG
- a CDS encoding DUF3313 domain-containing protein, which produces MLALRIALVSGLVLVGCSETPKSSGSRAETNTLGEPKPLDVNTLPPPRHSGLISDYARLKPSPEFPGTLVWSSPKLSQYKRFIVDPVIVIPSESSRGFPITEHDKQRLAADFRYEIVDILQATYPVITVPAPKTARVKTAITEVARSAGPNNDWFRWDGGAAAEMEIVDSLTGEPLASAIDSSLVKTREPGVVKDPYADTKLVFRNWAARLGRWLIMAK; this is translated from the coding sequence ATGCTCGCACTCCGCATCGCTCTTGTTTCCGGCCTCGTACTCGTCGGCTGCTCCGAAACGCCGAAGTCCTCGGGGAGCCGCGCCGAGACCAACACGTTGGGCGAACCCAAGCCGCTCGATGTCAACACCCTCCCGCCGCCGCGGCACTCCGGGCTGATTTCCGACTACGCGAGGCTCAAACCTTCGCCCGAATTTCCGGGCACGCTCGTTTGGAGTTCTCCGAAACTTTCTCAATACAAGCGATTCATCGTCGATCCTGTGATCGTGATCCCGAGCGAGAGTTCGCGAGGCTTCCCGATCACGGAACACGACAAGCAACGGCTCGCCGCTGACTTCCGGTACGAGATCGTGGACATCTTGCAGGCGACCTATCCGGTCATCACGGTCCCCGCGCCGAAAACGGCGCGCGTGAAGACTGCAATTACGGAAGTGGCGCGTTCCGCAGGTCCGAACAACGACTGGTTCCGATGGGACGGCGGTGCCGCCGCAGAGATGGAGATTGTCGATTCTTTGACTGGCGAACCGCTTGCCTCTGCGATCGACTCGTCACTCGTCAAAACCCGAGAACCCGGCGTTGTCAAAGACCCTTATGCGGACACCAAGCTGGTTTTTCGGAATTGGGCGGCACGGCTCGGGCGCTGGCTCATTATGGCGAAATAG